From Cyanobacteria bacterium QS_8_64_29:
TGGGGCTGCCACCGCAGCGGCCGCGACCCCGAGGCCGAGGGCAAAGCGGAGACCGTGCAATCTTAGAGACGCGAACATGGCAACTGAGCTGCTAAGGCGGCAAGCAAAACGACGCTGCCTCGATTCTAATGGGTTCCTGCCCGCTTCAGGCAAAGCAGCGGCGCAGCAGGGGCTGGATCGCTAGCGATACGGCTGCGGCAAAGCCCAGCAACACTGCTAGGGCGCTTGCCAAGGTGACTTCGCCCCAAGGGGCTTGCAGCACAGCGCTCCCCCAGGCCCAATCCGGGTTGAGATAAACGTAACGGATGGGCGCGATCGCGTAGGTGAGCGGGTTGAGGCTGGCAACCCACTGCAGCCAATCGGCCATAAAGGCAAGCGGTGCCAGCGCCGTACTGGCAAACAGCAGCGGCAAATTGAGCACGAAAATGACCGCAATCAGCTGAACGTGGCCGGGCAAGGCAAACGCCAGGCCCAGGCTCAGGGCCGTGATGCCGGCGGTAACGGCCAAAACCACCGCCGTGATCGTCCCTAGCCCGGCCGCGCCGGGCAAGCCGGCTCCCAAAGCCGCGCTGGCAGCCACGATCGCCGCGGTCTGGATGGCGCTCAGGCTCAGAATGTAGAGCGTGGAAGCCGCCACAATGGAGTAGCGCGATGCCAGCGGCGCCACCAGCAGGCGATTGAGAAAGCCGAACTCGCGATCGAACATTACGGGCAACCCGGCATTGAGGGCGCCCGAGAACGCCGTAAACACGATGATGCCGGGCGCCAGAAACTGCTCGTAGCTGACGTCGCCCCCCAGCATCCCGGCAGGCGCCCGCTCGAACAGGGCCCCAAACAGCACCAGCCACATCAGCGGCTGCAGGACGCCGGCCACCAGCGTTGAAGGCCGGCGCCGCAGCTGGACGAACAGTCGCCAGGTGAGCGCGAGCGTCTCTCGAACGAACTCGCCAAGCGGGTTGCCAGGCGTCGCTGGGGCCGGCTCCTCATTGGGGGCGAGCAGGGCTTGCTGGCGTTCGGCGCTGGCAGTGGGTTGCATCGGGGATCGCCTCCTGCGTGTCAGCGAGCGCGGGCGTTAGCGGCCGTTGCCGGTAGCGGCCAGATCGGCATCCGCCAGGGTGCGGCCGGTCGCGACTAGATAGACATCATCCAAACTGGGCTGGGACTGCGCGATGCTAAAGGTGGGTAAGCCGGCTTCCTGCAGCGATCGCTCGATGGCCGGCAGGACATCGCCATCGCGCGCGACTACCAGATTGAGCGAGTTGCCCTGGGCCGTATTGACAATTGCGGTTTCGACGCAGGGCAGCGATTCCAACAGCGCGCGCGCCTGCTGGGCCTCGCGCTCGGGCGTGAACTCGCGCAGGCGCAGCGTCACCCGATCGCCGCCCAGGCGAGCTTTGAGCTCCGCTGTGGTTCCAGCATCGAGGGTGCGGCCGCGATCGATGATGGCAACTCGGTCGGCGAGCGCATCGATTTCTTCCAGGTCGTGGCTGGCCATCAAAACCGTGGTGCCCGCCGCGCGCAACTGGCGCAATAGGTCCCACACGACCCAGCGGCTCTCGACATCCAGTCCGGCGGTGGGCTCATCCAGCACTAGCACGGCCGGTTGGTGCAGCAACCCAGCGGCCAAATCCAGCCGCTTGCGTAGGCCACCCGAATAGGTCCCCGTACGGCGATGGGCGTACTCGCTCAGCCCCAACAGCGCCAGCAGCTGCTCGATGCGCTCGCGCGCCACCTGCCGGGGGAGGTGATAGAGCGCTGCTTGCAGCTGCAGCAGCTCGCGGCCGGTGAGCACTTTATCCAGCGCGACTTCTTGGGCGACGTAGCCCAACTGGCGCCGCACGCCCTTAGGCTCGTGCTGGACCGAGCGGCCGCAGACCTCGATGGTGCCCCCATCCGGCTGGCTGAGCGTGCAGAGGCAGCGAATGGTGCTCGTTTTACCGGCCCCATTGGGCCCGAGCAGGCCGAAAATCTCGCCCGGTTGCACCTGCAGCGAGACGCCTTGCAGGGCAACGACCTCGCCGTAGCGCTTGTGCAGGTCTTCGATGCGGATGGCAGCCGGCATGGCACTCGCGGCGGTGGCCTCGATAAGGAATGTCCCTGCTAAATAATTTTAAGCACTCGCAACCCAGCCCGCTAAGGCGCGATTGCGGCACTCAAGGCCTCGGCTAGGGTGGCCGTCAACCGATGGGTGACCGGCAAGCTATCCACCACCAGCCCGGCACACAGCAGCATCATGTAGGAGATGGAGTACTTGAACAGCGACCGCGCCAGTTGCCGGTCGGCCGGGGCCTGACTGAGCTGCCAAGCCTTAACCAGCAGGATGGTCCCCAGCGCAAGTGCCAAGCCCCCATAGAGCAAGCCGGCAGCGCCCAGCGGATAAACCAACAGCAGCGTCATGGGCACTAGCAGCGCGGCGTAGGCCAGAATTTGCCGGGCCGTGTGGGCCTCACCGGCAACCACCGGCAGCATGGGCACGCCCACCTGGGCGTAGTCATCGCGAATTAGCAGCGCCAGCGCCCAAAAATGCGGCGGCGTCCAGACAAAGACGATCGCAAACAGCAGCAGCGGCGTCCAGCTCAAATCCCCCGTAACGGCCGCCCAGCCCACCAGCGGCGGCACAGCGCCAGCCGCGCCCCCAATGACGATGTTTTGGGCGCTGCTGCGCTTGAGCCAGTGCGTATAGACCAGCATGTAGATGCCAATGCCGGATAGGGCGAGCGCCGCGCTGAGTAGGTTGGCCCCCGCAGCCAGCAGGCCAAACGACAGGGCCGCCAGCACCAGGGCAAAGATCAGCGCGTGGCGCGATCGCACGCGACCGGCCGGGATGGGGCGCGTGCGGGTGCGCGCCATGGCGTCGTCAATGTCGCGATCGTAGATGCAGTTGAGCGTTTGGGCCGAGGCAGCCGCCAGCGTGCCCCCGGCCAGGGTGACGGCCAGCAACCCCGGATCGATGCGGCCCCGTGAGGCCAGCCCCATGGCTGCTACGGTTGTTGCCAGCAGCAGCGGAATGATGCGCGGCTTGGTCAGCTGTACGTAGCTTCGGATGGCCTCACCGACGGTCTCGTTGCGTTGGGGAAGGCTCGTCCCTGCCATAGCCAGCGTGGGGTGAGGCGTTCAGCCGCTCGGCGCAGCCAGCGGGCGAGCGGCAACAGCGCGATCGCGGGCGGCCAAAACGGTTAGTGCCACCAGCGAGCCTAACAAGGCCGCACCGACGGTTTGGTGGGTGACCGTCAGCGGTTCGGCGCGCAATTGCAGGTGAAACGTTGCAAATCCGAGCAACACCTGCAGGACTAGCAAGCTACCAGCCAACGCCGAGAGCCTCCGAAGCAGCGGATGCAGCCCGGGCGTGCGCCGTGCCACTGCCACGAGCGCCAGCGTTGCCACCGAGGCCGGAATGAAGCCCAATAGGTGGCCGTTCATGACCCCGCAAAGCTCTGAAGCGCCCAAGCAGCGGCTAACTGCCCAACGGGCCGCAATCGAGCCGCCTAGCAGGCTTTGCAGATAAACCAAAACCGCGGCAATGCCTGCCATCCAAGGCAGTTTGGGAGCAGCTGCCGTTCCTTTATAGGGGGTCAGCGCCGTCCCCATGGCAATCAGCAGGCCAAAAACAAGCAAGGCCATCCCCAAATGCGCCGTTACGATGTCGGCCTGCAGTAGCTCGGTAACGGTGAGGCCCCCGAGAATGCCTTGCGCAACAACCAGCAGCAGGGCCAGCGCCGCCGTTCGAGGCAGCCAGCGCGGTAACCGGTCCCGGTACCGCCAGCAGAAGCCCACCAGCGCGATCGCGCTAATCCCGATCGCGGCTGCGTCCGCGCGATGGAGCCACTCCAAAAAGACGCGCCAGCTCATTTGCTCGGCCGGAACGAGCTGGCCGTAGCACAGCGGCCAATCCGGGCAAGCTAGTCCTGCTTCGAAAACGCGCGTTGCGCTGCCAATGGCCATCAAAACGAGCGTGGCAGCTGCGATTTGCCAAATCAGGCGCCGAATTTGGCGCTCGGGCTGCTTGCTGCCATCGGGGGTAGCTGCCAGAACCGACTCGCTCATGGGGACCTAGCCTTCGTTCGCGACGGGCGGCGCGGGCTAACCTACGATTAACCTAGCATCCGCCTTCGCGGGGTTGCCGTGGCTGTCCCCTGGGCCAGGGCTGTTTTAGGCTAGAGCTGGCGAGCCGCACGCCCGAGAGGTCAGCCGTGAGTACTGCTACCAAGATCGGTATCGGGATTGCCAGCCTAATCGCAGCGGCCCTGAGCTTTTGGTACGGCCAAAATCACGGCCTGCTGCCGGAAGCTGCCTCTGGAGACGCCCGCGAGATCGACGATCTGTTCGATCTGATGATGACGATCACGACCGGGCTGTTTTTGCTCATCCAGGGGGTGCTGATCTTTGCCGCCATCCGGTTTCGCAAGCGCCCGGACGACGAGACGGACGGGCCGCCTGTGGATGGCAACGTGCGGCTGGAGGTGACCTGGACGGCCATTCCCACGGTCATCGTGTTGATCCTCTCGGTGTACAGCTTTGAGGTCTACAACGCCATGGGCGGCTTCGATCCCGCAGCGGCCCGGGACGCGGGTCCCAATACGGCTGCCGAACGCCTGGAGGCGCAGCTGGCAGCTGCCGAAGGGTCGCGACGCAATTTGGCGCTAGGGTTGGGGGCTTCCCCGCTGGAGCAGCAAGCGGGCGTCAAGCCGCTGACTGTTGAGGTCAAAGGCATGCAGTACGCCTGGATCTTTACCTACCCCGAACTCGGCATTACCGCCGGCGAGCTGCGCGTTCCCACTGGCCGGCCGGTGGAGCTCAAAATTACGGCCAGCGATGTCATCCACGCCTTCTGGCTGCCCGAGTTTCGTATCAAACAAGACGCCATCCCCGGCCGCCAGAGTCAAGTGCGCTTCCGCCCGGATCGGGTTGGGACCTATCCCATCGTGTGTGCCGAGCTGTGCGGGCCCTACCACGGGGCCATGAAATCGCAACTGCGCGTTCAAACGCCAGAGGCCTTCCAGGACTGGATGCAACAGCGAACGGTGGCCCAGGCCCCCGAATCCCAACGCGCGGCCCGCGATCGCTCGGACCGCGAGTTTCTAACCCCCTATGCCGAGCGCATGGGAGCCGCTGCGACGCTCGGCGAGGGGCTTGAGCCCCAGGCAAGCGCTGCAGCTACTGTAGGGTTGGGCGATTAGGTTCGCCCTACAAGCGAGCCATCCAGCCAGCCGTTAGCGAGGCCAAACTATGGCA
This genomic window contains:
- a CDS encoding protoheme IX farnesyltransferase, with protein sequence MAGTSLPQRNETVGEAIRSYVQLTKPRIIPLLLATTVAAMGLASRGRIDPGLLAVTLAGGTLAAASAQTLNCIYDRDIDDAMARTRTRPIPAGRVRSRHALIFALVLAALSFGLLAAGANLLSAALALSGIGIYMLVYTHWLKRSSAQNIVIGGAAGAVPPLVGWAAVTGDLSWTPLLLFAIVFVWTPPHFWALALLIRDDYAQVGVPMLPVVAGEAHTARQILAYAALLVPMTLLLVYPLGAAGLLYGGLALALGTILLVKAWQLSQAPADRQLARSLFKYSISYMMLLCAGLVVDSLPVTHRLTATLAEALSAAIAP
- a CDS encoding heme A synthase → MSESVLAATPDGSKQPERQIRRLIWQIAAATLVLMAIGSATRVFEAGLACPDWPLCYGQLVPAEQMSWRVFLEWLHRADAAAIGISAIALVGFCWRYRDRLPRWLPRTAALALLLVVAQGILGGLTVTELLQADIVTAHLGMALLVFGLLIAMGTALTPYKGTAAAPKLPWMAGIAAVLVYLQSLLGGSIAARWAVSRCLGASELCGVMNGHLLGFIPASVATLALVAVARRTPGLHPLLRRLSALAGSLLVLQVLLGFATFHLQLRAEPLTVTHQTVGAALLGSLVALTVLAARDRAVAARPLAAPSG
- a CDS encoding transporter, with protein sequence MQPTASAERQQALLAPNEEPAPATPGNPLGEFVRETLALTWRLFVQLRRRPSTLVAGVLQPLMWLVLFGALFERAPAGMLGGDVSYEQFLAPGIIVFTAFSGALNAGLPVMFDREFGFLNRLLVAPLASRYSIVAASTLYILSLSAIQTAAIVAASAALGAGLPGAAGLGTITAVVLAVTAGITALSLGLAFALPGHVQLIAVIFVLNLPLLFASTALAPLAFMADWLQWVASLNPLTYAIAPIRYVYLNPDWAWGSAVLQAPWGEVTLASALAVLLGFAAAVSLAIQPLLRRCFA
- a CDS encoding cytochrome C oxidase subunit II, which translates into the protein MSTATKIGIGIASLIAAALSFWYGQNHGLLPEAASGDAREIDDLFDLMMTITTGLFLLIQGVLIFAAIRFRKRPDDETDGPPVDGNVRLEVTWTAIPTVIVLILSVYSFEVYNAMGGFDPAAARDAGPNTAAERLEAQLAAAEGSRRNLALGLGASPLEQQAGVKPLTVEVKGMQYAWIFTYPELGITAGELRVPTGRPVELKITASDVIHAFWLPEFRIKQDAIPGRQSQVRFRPDRVGTYPIVCAELCGPYHGAMKSQLRVQTPEAFQDWMQQRTVAQAPESQRAARDRSDREFLTPYAERMGAAATLGEGLEPQASAAATVGLGD
- a CDS encoding lysozyme: MPAAIRIEDLHKRYGEVVALQGVSLQVQPGEIFGLLGPNGAGKTSTIRCLCTLSQPDGGTIEVCGRSVQHEPKGVRRQLGYVAQEVALDKVLTGRELLQLQAALYHLPRQVARERIEQLLALLGLSEYAHRRTGTYSGGLRKRLDLAAGLLHQPAVLVLDEPTAGLDVESRWVVWDLLRQLRAAGTTVLMASHDLEEIDALADRVAIIDRGRTLDAGTTAELKARLGGDRVTLRLREFTPEREAQQARALLESLPCVETAIVNTAQGNSLNLVVARDGDVLPAIERSLQEAGLPTFSIAQSQPSLDDVYLVATGRTLADADLAATGNGR